The following nucleotide sequence is from Bacteroidota bacterium.
TTTTCCAGGGGAATTAACAGGTTTAGATCCGGAAGGCGGATTGTATTTTGACGGCACTTATTTATATGGTGGTACTGTAAATGGCGGCGTTTATGGCGGTGGTGTATTATATAAAATAAAACCGGATGGCAGCGATTTTAATGTGGTATTTAATTTTGATTGTTTACCATCCGGATGTTCGTTATACGGAGCTGTTGTTTCTGACGGTGTTTATTTATACGGGATGACTGTAGGTGGTGGCTCAGGTAATTTGGGAACTGCTTTTAGGATAAAACCCGATGGCACTGATTATCTAAAATTAATGGACATGATCGATGATCCTAACGGTGCATGGGGATATGCATCATTTGTTTTGGATGATGGTATGTTATATGGTATAACCAATAATGGTGGAGAAGATAACAGAGGAACAATATTTAAAATTGCCACTGATGGCACAGGGTATCAAAAATTATTGGATTTTGACGATGATAATGGCGCACAACCGCTTGGTTCGCTGATACTAGTTGGCACCACTTTATATGGCATGGCTGAACTAGGCGGTGCTGATTATCTCGGCACATTATATCAATTGGAAACCGACGGGTCGAATTTTACGATATTACATGAATTTGACGGACCTGAAACCGGTGGATTACCGTTTGGCACCTTGGTATTTGTTAATGGCGCTTTATTTGGCATGACAAATAGTGGTGGAGCAAATGAACAAGGAGTTATTTTCAGATATGGTGAAATGACTGAAAGTGTTCAAAATACAATTATTGAAACAACTGCTGTTGCCCCAAATCCAAATGCGGGACAATTTCATATCACGATGAGTGCGAAAATAAATGCTGATGCACCTTTAAATATTTATAATTTAATAGGAGAATTAATTTACAGAGGTAATTTTGAAAATGGAGATATTTCAATACAAAATATTACACCGGGCATGTATGTTTATGAAATAATTGCGGATAATAAGTATACCGGTTCTTTTATTGTGGAATAAATAATTGTAATACATGATTTTGAATCCAAAATATGGCTACCGTTTAATCGGAGAATGCTGTTTTCAGGAAAATTGCGATATTAATAATAGCGGTATCTGTGAGTATTAGTCCGAACTTGTGTTCATAATCAGAATCATATTCCTTATCAATACCAAGTGCGCGGCGATCGCCTGTATCTTTTAATGCCTTGCTGTCTTTTACAAAATTGATGAAATAATTTTCCGGAAAATCCTGAGGTTTCATTACTGAATTTGCCATCCAGTCAATATCTGCACCCTTCCTTAAAGGGTTATGATGGCATTTATTACAATTTTGGAAAAAAAATACTTTTCCTAAGTCATATTGCATTATCTGCGTCTTTAAAACAGCAGAATCAATTGGTTTATCAGTATTAGGACCGATATTAGAACTAATTTCATCAGTTGGTGGTGTGCATGCCGTGAATATAAACACGCAACAGAGAAATATAATATTTCGCATATTGCAAGGGTTTTAAGTGTTGCATAAAGTTACCACTTTAAAATAAAGAACTTTATATAATTTACCTGTTTTTTATTATAATTTACATTTTAAATGCACCAGGAAATTATAATTTTATTTAGTTCTACACCTTCATTACCTTAAGATAATGCACCTGCAGGTCGTTTATTTTTAATGCAATAAAATAATATCCCTTTGTAATATTGGTATCCGGTTTCCAGGTGGCGGTATATTTTTCGGGGGCAAGATATTGTTCATCTAAAGTAGCAACTCTCGCGCCTTTAATATCAAATACTTCAATATTTACTTTTGCAGACTGGAATACACCGTAATAAATTTCCACAACACTGGTAAATGGATTTGGCGAAACGGAATAAATAATACCTTTATCCATGTGCATATCCGCAATACCAACTTCACCATCACCATTAATAGCAATATCCCAGGTGCCTTCGTATTTGCCATCTACATTTAAGGTAAGCGGAATAATACGATTTGTTGCATCAAATGTTCCGGTTGTAATTGAGGCAGCAGCATCTTCAGGAATATCGGTATCGCCCTCAAAATATAATTGTGTTGTTAAAGTTGGAAATCCCGGAGGGGTAATTTTAAAATGAATATGACTCGGGCGATATTTTGCACCGTTTAAATATTTGCCGGGAATAATTGTTTCAAATAAATAAAATCCTTCCGCATTAGAATACGTAATTCCACGCAAGGTAAAACCCGTATTATCATAAGCCCCTGCATCGTTGGCATGCCAAATATCAATCATGGTATTGGGAATGGTTGCTGTGCAATCTAACGTCTGCACCCTACCACTTAAAATCAGCCTTGTCCCCGGTTCCGCATCCGAAGCCAGTTTATTATCAACTATTGTTGGCGCACCGGCCGAATAAAACGGACCCTGTCCATAATAATCGAGGGTAGTAGGATTACACTCACCAAGCACGGTTAAGGGCTGGCGCGAATTTGCTTTAGTGCCTGTATTAATCAAACCTAAAGCGAGACCTGCCAAAGCCGTATTGCGCAGGAATTGACGACGGGAGTTATTTTCTTTCATAAGTATGCTGTATGTAAATATACGGTTAATTGTTTTAAAACGTTAAATTTGAAAGTGTTAAATGTTTAAAACAAAGAAGCGTTTTATGTTAAAACCTTGTGCGTATAAAAGCCAGGTAAAAAAATATTAGCTGCACAATTTTATGAATTGTCTGATGATGAAATAGCTTATACACCAGAACCTAAAGAACCAATTATGGGATTTCCGAATGAATTAGTGAATACAATGCATCGGTATGAAGCCATATTCAACAGAAAGTTTACTTGAAAGAATTCAAATTCTAGATCAAAAAATTATTGCACTAAAAGAAGAGTTCAGGGAAAAAGACAATTGGTTTGACAAATTTGAACTCAAATTAGATGAACTAGCAACGATTATCAAATCTGAAGCAATAGAGAGAAAATCAGGTGATACAGCAATTCACGATTCAATATGATAGTGTAAAATAAACTGTGTCAATAATGTATTCGCATCGGGAATTGTCAACCGGAGCGAAGTTCTTGGGTAAAAATATGTGGGGCTCGAAGCGCCTAATATTTTTGAACCATCGGTATAAAGTTTCACTTCCGCTTCGTTCTTGGGTTGCAGTACTTTCCTGTTTATAATGGCTAATGAACGTTTATTTAACATTTCTAAAATTGGCGAGCCAATTTTGACGGCCTTATCCTTAAAATTTGAAATATTTTTTATACAATTCATCCAAAAAAGCCTATATTTGCCCTTGATGAACCGCTTTTATCTGCTTTTCACAGCATTTATCATTCTTTCAATGAACATAATCCCTTGCTCGGATATGCTTGCGGGCAATAGTGAAACTGTTATCACAAGTCAGGAAGCACAGGAGCATCATGAAGAGCATCAGGATACATGCCCACCTTTTTGTTTTTGCGATTGTTGCAGCATGAGTGTAGAGCCTAACAGTTTGATGCCAATATTGTGTGATATAGGAATATATAAAAACCCGGTTTTTGACTTTTACAAATCTGACTACATCACTGCATATCAGATTTCTATTTTCCAGCCTCCCCGCATTTCTTAATTATTTATTGTTTTAAAAGGATACACAACTTTTAGCTGTGTAATTACTCATTTATCAATCTAAATAATTATGATCAATAAAATCATTCAATTTTCTATTAAAAATAAGCTCGCGATCGGGTTTATGACGCTCGCGCTCATAATTTGGGGTACCATTTCGCTTATTAATCTACCGATCGATGCCGTGCCTGATATTACAAATAATCAAGTGCAGGTAATAACTACAACACCAACACTCGCCACACAAGAAGTAGAACAATTTGTAACTGCACCAATTGAACGAAGTATGGGTAATCTCCCTGATATTGAAGAAATAAGGAGTGTTAGTCGCTTTGGTTTAAGTGTTGTAACAATCGTTTTTGACGATAAAGTTGATATTTATTTTGCCCGGCAACTGGTATCGCAAAAATTAAAAGAAGCAGAAGAGCAAATACCAGCCGGAATCGGGACTCCTGAAATGTCGCCTGTAAGCACGGGGCTAGGGGAGGTTTATCAATATGTATTGCACCCTGCTGAAGGTTTTGAAGATAAATTTACTGCAATGGATCTCCGCAGTATGCAGGATTGGATAGTATCGCGACAGTTGATTGGCACACCTGGAATTGCTGAAGTAAACTCCTTTGGAGGCTTTTTAAAACAATATGAAGTGGCTGTAGATCCGATGCGATTAAAAGCAATGAATATTACTATTCGGAAATATTTGAAGCACTGGAAAAAATAATGAAAATACAGGTGGTGCTTATATCGAAAAACAACAAAGCAGTTATTATATCAGAGGCGTTGGGCTGGTAACGAGTCTTGATGATATTGGGAATATAGTTGTTAAAACAAATAGCCTTGGAATGCCAGTGTTAATCAGAGATGTGGCAAAAGTGCAATTTGGTTTTGCTCCCCGCTATGGTGCTCAAACTAGAAATGGTGAGGGTGAAGTAGTAGGTGGAATTGTTATGATGTTGAAGGGCGAAAATAGTGGTGATGTCGTTGCTCGTGTTAAAGATAGAATGGAAATTATTCAGAAAGCATTGCCTGAAGGAGTTGTAATTGATGCTTATTTAGACAGAACATCTCTGGTAAATCGTGCCATAGCAACCGTGAAAAAACCTTCTGGAAGGAGCATTAATTGTTTTATTTATTCTTGTTTTATTTCTTGGGAATGTGAGAGCCGGACTTATAGTTGCCTCCGTTATTCCGCTGGCAATGTTATTCGCCGTTGCCCTGATGCAATTATTCGGAGTGAGTGGAAATTTAATGAGTCTTGGAGCAATTGACTTCGGGTTAATTGTAGATGGCGCCGTAATTATTGTTGAAAGTATTTTACACCGCATAACTCAAAGTAAACATCATCATGTTGGAATTAAAAAACTCAGCCGTGATCAGATGGATAATGAAGTTTATCAAAGTGCAAGTAAAATGATGAACTCTGCTACTTTTGGACAGTTCATAATCCTTATCGTTTATTTGCCGATTCTTGCTTTAAGAGGCATTGAAGGAAAAATGTTCGGACCGATGGCTCAAACGGTTGGTTTCGCAATAGTTGGTGCACTCGTCCTATCGCTTACCTATGTGCCGATGATGAGTGCATTATTTTTATCCAGAAAAACTGAACATAAAGAAAATATTTCTGATAAAATGATGAAAGCAATTCAGCGTGCTTACAAACCGGTAATTGAATTTGCCATTAAATTTAAAATAGGAGTTGTTGCAGTTTCTTTGGCTTTATTTATTGGCGCAGTTATGCTATATAATACATTAGGTGGCGAATTTATTCCTACTTTGGAAGAAGGTGATTTTGCATTTCATTCCATCTTACCTCAGGGAGTTCACTGTCAGAAAGTGTAAAAAATAACGAAAGGGTTGAAAAGGTGCTTTTACAGTTCCGGAAGTGAAACAGGTAATTGCTAAGTCAGGTAGTGCCGAAGTACCTACAGATCCTATGCCCCCGGAAGCAACGGATATGATGGTCATCTTAAAAGATAAAAGCGAATGGACAACTACAGATGATTATTGGGAATTAGCGGATACAATGATGAAAGAATTACAAAAAATACCGGGTGTATTTTTTGAAATAAATCAACCCATTCAAATGCGATTTAACGAATTAATGACGGGGTTAGGCAAGATATTGCCGTTAAATTATTCGGGGAAAATTTGGATACACTTTTGCAGTATGCTAATTTAATTGCAGCGGAAATTGCGACTGTTGAAGGTGCAGGTTCGCCGCAGGTGGAAAAAGTTGCGGACTTCCTCAAATTAGTATTACCTATGACAGAAATCGGTTAGCACAATATGGAGTAAATGTTTCTGATGTAAATAAGATCATTAAAACAGCTTTTGCCGGTGAGCCTGCTGGGATTGTTTTTGAAAACGAGCGGCGTTACGATATGGTTGTTCGTTTGGATTCTGCATATAGAAAAGATATTACCGATGTAGAAACATTATTTGTTCCATTGCCAAATGGAGGACAAATTCCGCTGCAACAAGTAGCAGAAGTGATCTATAAACTTGGGCCTGCTCAAATAAGCAGGGAAGATGGAAAACGCAGAATTGTAGTGGGATTAAATGTAAAAGATCGAGATGTTCAAAGTGTTGTGGAGGATATGCAGAAAAAGATAGAAGCGGATGTTAAACTACCTAT
It contains:
- a CDS encoding T9SS type A sorting domain-containing protein, coding for MKLKLYSIVLIIAGFSTNVSAQFQKLMDFNGIETGSYPYFAALYFDGTYLYGSNTNSGLNGDGTIFKILPDGTGFTKLYDLLDDVTGQSSQSSLISDGTYLYGTAADGGPNNHGTVYRLKKDGTEFTVLYDFPGELTGLDPEGGLYFDGTYLYGGTVNGGVYGGGVLYKIKPDGSDFNVVFNFDCLPSGCSLYGAVVSDGVYLYGMTVGGGSGNLGTAFRIKPDGTDYLKLMDMIDDPNGAWGYASFVLDDGMLYGITNNGGEDNRGTIFKIATDGTGYQKLLDFDDDNGAQPLGSLILVGTTLYGMAELGGADYLGTLYQLETDGSNFTILHEFDGPETGGLPFGTLVFVNGALFGMTNSGGANEQGVIFRYGEMTESVQNTIIETTAVAPNPNAGQFHITMSAKINADAPLNIYNLIGELIYRGNFENGDISIQNITPGMYVYEIIADNKYTGSFIVE
- a CDS encoding T9SS type A sorting domain-containing protein, with product MKENNSRRQFLRNTALAGLALGLINTGTKANSRQPLTVLGECNPTTLDYYGQGPFYSAGAPTIVDNKLASDAEPGTRLILSGRVQTLDCTATIPNTMIDIWHANDAGAYDNTGFTLRGITYSNAEGFYLFETIIPGKYLNGAKYRPSHIHFKITPPGFPTLTTQLYFEGDTDIPEDAAASITTGTFDATNRIIPLTLNVDGKYEGTWDIAINGDGEVGIADMHMDKGIIYSVSPNPFTSVVEIYYGVFQSAKVNIEVFDIKGARVATLDEQYLAPEKYTATWKPDTNITKGYYFIALKINDLQVHYLKVMKV